From Candidatus Mycalebacterium zealandia:
CCGAGTCCCGCGTGCGCGGCGATAATAGTTTTGAACCCCAAATCCGAAGCGAAATCCGCCATTGAGTAGTTCTTCTTTATCGGAACAAGCAGTCCGCCGGCGCCTTCAACAATCACCGCATCGTGAACGGCGGATTCGGACTCAACAATTTTCAAAATCCCGCCGATGTCAAAACTTGTGTTTTCAATCTCCGCGGCAACCATCGGGGCAAGCGGTGCTTTGAGGCAATACGGACTTGAAACCGAAGGAGTGAAAGGTTTGCCCATCACGCGGTGAACAAAATCCGCATCCGTAACATCTTCGCCCAAACAGCCGGTTTGAAAGGGCTTGATCATTGAAACCGTTTTTCCGGCTTCAATAAGACAGCGCGCAAGCGCCGCGCAGACAACGGTTTTTCCCACGCCGGTGTCGGTTCCGGTAACAAAAAAAAGCGGTTTTCCGCCATTTTGGGTTTGTTCTCGCAAGATATTAAAGGGAAAGTTCTTCTATTTTGTTCAGGATTTCATCGCCGTGGGCGTGGGTGTCAACCTTTTTCCAGATGTGCCTTACCTTACCTTCCCTGTCCACAAGAAAGGAAACGCGGCGCGCGCTGTTTGACGGACTTACAACCCCGTAGGCGTTGATGATTTTTCTGTCTTTGTCGCTGATGAGAGTGTAGTTGAGTTTCTGTCTGTCTCTGAATCCCTCGTGGGATTTCACACTGTCTGTACTGATTCCCAGAACGGTTATTCCTTTTTTCGCGATGCGGCTTTCCGTATCCCTGAGCGAGCACGCTTCGCGCGTGCAACCGGGGGTGTTGTCTCTGGGATAAAAACACAAAGCCACCCCGCCGCCGGCAATGACATCTGTAAGCGAAACCTTTTCGCCACCGTAGGTTTCTGCTTCAAACAACGGCGCGGAGTCTCCTATTTTAAGTTTGTCCGACACGGTTCTATATGTTGAAACTTTCCTTTGCCGCCTGACTCATCATCTCAGGTGTCCACGAAGGGTCCCACACAACTTCCACATCCGCTTTTTCCACCCCTTCAAGTTCAGCCGTAAGCATCTTTACTTCGGCAACTATCTGCCCCGCGGCGGGGCAGCCGGGAGAAGTCATTGTCATCAAAATCTTCACTTCACCGCCGTTGACTTCAACATTGTAAATAAGTCCCAGATTGACAATATCCACAGGGATTTCGGGGTCGTAGATGTTGCCAAGAACCTCAAAAATCTGTTCTTTGGTAATTGTTTGAGTGGTTTCACCACTTTGTTGTTCAGCCATTTTACAGCGCTTTAACCACATTCAGAACCGTTTCGTAGTCCGGTTCGTCCGCAACCTCTTTCACGTATTCAGCATGCCGCACAACATCATTTTCATCAATAACAAAAACCGCTCTCGCAAGAAGCCGGTTTTCCTTAATAAGAACTCCGTAGGATTTTCCGAAAGACGCTTCGGAGTGGTCGCTCAAGAATGAGCCGTCTTCTATGCACGCCTCTTTTGCGTAGCGCAACTGCGCAAATGGAAGATCCATACTGACCGTAACAACTTCAACATTGTCCGGCAGGGATTTCAGTTCGTTGGAAAAACGTTTTGTCTGAATATCACAGACCGGAGTGTCAACCGAGACTACGACATTAAAAATTTTTACCTTGCCTGCGAAATCCGAAAGTGTTTTTTTCAGACCCGGACCCGCGAAAGACGAAAAGTCCGGAGCGGTGTCCCCTGTTTTAATCTCTGCTCCGTCAAGCGTGAGCGGGTTGCCCTTCATTGTTACATTTCTTGCCATTCATTTTTCCTCAATGCTAAGTCGACTTTATGAGTGCCAGTTTACACGGCGCCGGGTTCTCATTCAATCCCGATGGTGCGGAGAAACACATCATCACAAAATCAGCCCTTGCAGTCGCGCTCTTGCTTGCGGTCCTGTTAACTCCTGCGGTTTCCCATTCAAGCCCGAACGCGGACGAGCTTATGTGGCAAGTTTACAAACAAAGCTGTGTTCAGAAAAGTCAGCGAATGAACATGGAAATTCTCATCAAAGACCCAAAAGGGTGCAAGCGCGTGCGTTTTTTTTAAATGCTTTTTCTCTCGGCTTCGCGCGCACCGAAACAAACTTCTTGAACGTGCTGTTTAAAAAATCAAACCGCATATCCAAAGCGTTTCATTCCGCAGATGAAAAACTTGGCGGTTCAGGCTCGCTTAAAATTCTCGTTGAGGCTCAAAACGCGAAGTTCTCTGGGAAAGTTGAAAACATGAACCGCATCCGCCAACTTGTCGAACGCATCAACTCAAGCCCGTTTGCAAATGATTCAAACAGTTAACTTCTGCCACTTGAGATAACCCACCACCCTTTTGCGGCTGAGGCGGTGTCTTCTTTGACTTTGCCGCAAAACGACAACGAACTTGCGCAGGAACTTCTGTTTCTTGAATTTTCACGGGGAGAGAGGGAGGAAGATCTTGTCATCCCCTACTTGAATTTCAATTCTTCCACGGCGCGAATTGAGGTTCAGACCCTTAACCTGACTTCTTTTGAACTTGGCTCGCTGATTGATTTCGTGAGGTTGTTTTCTTCATAGGCGTTTCCGTATGCTCGGATTGTCATTACTGGAATCGGAGCGGATATACAACGCTTGAGTGGATACGTAATTTCAACCCAAATAAAAAGTTTCGCGTTGACTTTCGCGGTCATTAGGGCGCTTTTTGTGTTCATTTTTGGAGCGAGGCTCTCACGGTTTTCTGCACTTCAAGTCCTGTGGTTATGATAAATTCGCGCTTTTCACAATCGTGGGGCTCACGGGAGCGGTGCTGTCGGCCATGCTTTTTTGCCTTGTCTTGTTGAGGTCTTTCGCGACAAAAAGGCGGTTTAGGATTCGCGTTTAATTGTCCGAAGATTTCCGGTTGATTCTCTCCGCGCCTATTTTTGCGTCAATCATTGCGAACACGGTCAGCACAAGCCCGGCAAACATATAAGCCCAGAAAACGGGCTTGTCCTCATTGGCTATATTGTTTTCCATAGTCTGCTTGACTAAATCCTTGTTAAGAATTGTTATGAGAAAATTCAGACCCAGAAGCATCAGCCCCTTGCCTAAAAACCCGTTGTATATCTGCCCAAGCCCCGGAAGCAACGCCGAAAGCACGACCGAGAGCCAGACTCTTTTCTTTCCCGAACCTCTTATTGTCGCCACCCTCGCATGAGATTTTGAAGCGATTGCCCCGGTTCCGGCGAACTCATCAGGGTTTCGCCGATAAGAAAGGCGTGAACACCATAATTTGATACGGAAATCATATCATTTGAGGAAGTTATGCCGCTTTCCGCAACTATCACTTTATCTTTTCCAATCATTGACGCAAGCCGTTCGGACACGGATAAATCCACCTTGAAACTGTCTAAATCTCGATTGTTGATGCCAACAACGCTACTTTTTGCTTCCAGAGCCATTTCAACTTCGGATTCCGTGTGAACCTCAACCAGCGGTTCCATTCCTAAATCGCGCGAAAGACCGAGCAAATCCGAAAGATGTCCGGTGTTTTCCATTGCGGCAACTATTAAAAGAAGCGTGTCGGCTTCCGCTACTCTTGATTCATAAATCTGGAACGGGTCTATCAGAAAATCCTTCCTGAGAACAGGCAGTGAAGTTTCATGCTTGATAGCGGCAATATAAGAAAGACTGCCTTGAAAAAACTTTTGGTCCGTCAGCACGGAAACCGCCGCCGCGCCACTCTGCTCATACTGCGCCGCGATCGAAACCGGATTAAAATCTTTTGCTATAATACCTTTTGACGGAGAGGCCTTTTTAATCTCCGCTATTACTCTCGGTTTTGTTCCTGATAAAAGAGCGGAGCGAAAATTCTTCGCTGCAGGCGCGTTCCGACTGAGGTCTTTAATTTCGCTCAAAGAAAACCGTTTTTTCAATTCGGTAATTTCTGTTTTCTTATTCTCAATAATTTTTGTAAGTATCGACGTAGCCACGTTTCAGCCCTTTTTGTTCGCGGAAAACTTCGTTAGCTCTTTAAGTTTCAGCATTGCCGCACCGCTTTCAAGAGAGTGTTTTGCCGCTTCAAAAGCGGATTTCATATTCTTTTTCTTCCCTGAAACGTATATCGCCGCCGCCGCGTTCAGAAGCGCCGCGTCAGTTTTTGCCCCGCTCTCGCGGTTGTAAAGAACGGCTTTCATAATGGAGGCGTTTTCGCGTGAATTTCTCCCGCCCTTGAGTTTGGCAGCCGCGCTTTTGCGAATTCCGAATTCTGAAGGGTCGATGGTGTATTGCCTTACCGAACCGTTTTTGAGTTCCAGAACATCGGTTTTACCCGTAACTGTTATCTCATCCATTCCGTCTTTTCCGCTCACAACCATGCATCTTCGCAAACCCAGCCCCTTTGCCGCCGCCGCTATTTTCTTCATTATCTCGCGGGACGGAACGCCTATGAGTTGGTTTTTCACGCGCGCTGGATTGACCAGAGGTCCCAGAATATTAAAAACTGTTCTAACGCCCATTTCTTTGCGCACTTGCGCCACATTTTTCATTGAAGGGTGAAACAGAGGCGCAAAAAGAAAGGTTATCCCCGCTTTTTCAAGGCAATGCCCGGCAGTTTTAGCGTCCATATCAATCTTTACTCCAGCCGCTTCCAAGACATCAGCGCTGCCGACCGGGCTTGAAACGGAACGATTGCCGTGTTTGGCAACCGGGACGTCCGCTCCGGCGGCGATGAAAGACGCCGTGGTGGAAATGTTGAAACTCCCCTTTGAGTCTCCGCCCGTGCCGCAGAGGTCAACCGCGCCTTTTCCGCCCTTTATTGCGCGGGCGCGGGAAATCATTGCTTCGGCGGCTCCGGCAAGTTCTTCCGCAGTTTCACCCTTGATTCTCAGCGCGGTGAGAAAAGAGGCGGTCTGTGCGGGCGTCAACGCTCCGTCCATTATCGTGCGAAAAACACCGGCGACCGTTTTTCTGTTCAGGTTTTTACCTGCTGCGAGTTGTTCAATTAAATTTGAGATTTCAGGCATTGGAGGTGGTTGCCTCCGTCTGGATTTTGTCAAGAATGCCGTTTATGAACGTGCCTGATTCCTCAGTTCCGTATTTTGTTGCTATCTCAATCGCTTCATTTATGCTCACCGCTTTATCTATGTCGCGCATATACAGCAATTCATAAACTGCCACTCTCATTATATTGATGTCTACGGCGGACATTCTTGAAATTTTCCAATTGTCGGAACAGTTTTCTATACGGGAATCTATTTCGTTGATTTTTTCACAAATCCCCGAAGCAATATCCACGGCAAACTTTTTGTCGGACGGGTTTTTTTCTTCTGAGGCTTCAACAAACCTCTCAAAATCTTTTTCTGTTATTTCTCTGGAAACCTCTTCGTGCAAAAGCCCGTTCGCGTCGCGCTGGTAGAGAAACTGAAAAGCAAACTCTCTGGAAAGCCGTCTTTTTTTCATTCCCATTACTGGCAGTGCCGTTAAAGCAATTGTGCGAGACTTGCCATTTCAATTGCGGACACGGCGGCGTCAACGCCCCTGTTTCCAGATTTGCCTCCCGCTCTGTCAATTGCCTGTTCAAGTGTTTCGGTGGTTACCATTCCGTCCACAACCGGAACTCCGGTTTTAAGCCCCGCTACGCAAAGCCCGTTCAGAACGGCGGAAGCGAGAAGCTCAAAATGAGATGTTTGCCCGCGTATTATTGAACCGATAGCAACAACGGCGGAGTATTTTCCGGACTGCGCGGCTTTTTTCACCACAAACGGAATCTCAAAAGAACCCGGAACTTTTATAACCGTGATGTCCGAATCTGCGGCGCCGTGTCTTTTGAGGGTGTCAACCGCGCCTTCAAGCAACGGGTTTGTCACAATGGAATTGACCCTGCTCGCGACCACGGCAAACTTCATTTTCTTTGCGTCAACTTTTCCTTCTTTTTTCTCAATAGACGGCATAATTATTTCCTCTGGGCTTTATGGCTTTTTCAGTCAACCATTGAAAGCAGATGACCTAGTTTGTCTTTTTTCGTCTGCAAGTAGTTTTTGTTGTTTTCGTTTGGCGGTATTTCTATCGGAATTCTTTTTCCTATTTCCAGACCGAACCCGTCGAGACCGCTGACTTTCCGGGGATTGTTGGTCATGAGATTCATTTTTTTCACTCCCAGATCACGCAAAATTTGCGCGCCTATTCCATAATCTCTCAAATCCTTTTTGAAGCCCAGCGCTTTGTTTGCTTCCACAGTGTCCATTCCTTTCCTCTGCTGGAGGTCGTAGGCTTTGATTTTGTTTAACAGCCCGATGCCGCGTCCTTCCTGTCTGAGATAAAGGATGACGCCTTCGCCTTTTTTGGCAACCATTTTCATCGCCTCCCTCAACTGAGGACCACAATCGCAACGGAGAGAATGAAAAACATCGCTTGTAAGGCATTCCGAATGCACGCGCACAAGGGTTTCCTTTGAATTTTTGATTTCACCCATTGTTATGGCGAAGTGTTGTGAGCCATCCAACTCATTTACGTAAACAAAGCAGTCAAAATTGCCGAATTCAGTCGGCATTTTTGTCGCCGCCTCCTGTTTTACGAACGATTCTTTGGCAAGTCTGTAACTAATCAAGTCGGCGATGGTTGCCATGGCGATATTGTGTTTGCTTGAGAATTCAACAAGTTCATTCATTCTCGCCATGTGTCCGTCGCTTTGCATTATTTCACAGATTGCGCAGGAGGGAAAAAGCCCGGCAAGCCGCGCAAGGTCAACTGATGCTTCAGTGTGTCCCGCTCTGACAAGTACCCCACCCTCTCGCGCTATAAGCGGGAACATATGCCCAGGACGGATAAAATCCGATGGTTTTGAATCTTTTGCCACCGTGCGTCGTATGGTTTCACAACGGTCATAAGCGGAAATTCCGGTTGTAATACCTTCTTTGGCATCTATTGAAACCGCGAAAGCCGTATGCTGAGGACCGTGCATATTTTCCGGCTCCATCAATTTCAGCCCTATTTTCTGGGCATTTTGATTGGTTAAAGCAAGACATATCAGCCCCTTTCCGTGAGTCGCCATAAAGTTTATGGACTCCGGAGTCGCGAACTCGGCCGCTATTACGAGGTCTCCCTCGTTCTCTCTGTCCTGATCGTCCACGAGAATTAAAAACCGCCCGGCTTTTATCTCCTCAATGGTTTCAGGAATAGTTTTTAAGATCGACATTTCTTCCCCCAACCGTGGATTAATATTGTCTTATACGGCGCATTTGTCAATGATAACGGCTCTTGTGACCGGCTGTTTGACTTTGCGTTTATCATGTATAAGTTTTTCATTATTACTATCACACGGGAGTTGAGGAAGCGGAGGACTGATGTCTTTGTTCTTTAATTTGCTGAGGATTCTCGCCGAAGAAAACCTTGAAGAGGTTGACGAAGAAGAAATTCTTGAAATGCTTGAAAGTGAAGATTGGGAAGAAATTGAAGAGTTGATTGAGAAAAAAACCGAAGCCTCTAACAAAATTTTACACTGACCTCTTGCGGCGAAACTTCTTTTTCCCAAGCGATGTGCCCGGGGCCGGACTTGAACCGGCACAGGATTATATCCCGAGGGATTTTAAGTCCCTTGCGTCTACCAATTTCGCCACCCGGGCAAGCCGTTTTCAGTGTTCACAGCAAATAAGGCGGCGCCCGGAATCGAACCGGGGTGTAACGGTTTTGCAGACCGTTGCCTTACCTCTTGGCTACGCCGCCGTCTCTAAAAAACCGCATTAGTATCTCTTAAAAAGCCCGTATTGTAAAAATTATTACAACTTGACATATCCACTCATCACCGCCTTGCCGCCTATTTTAACGCCGCCGCCGGCAACTTCCACGCGCACAATTCCGCCTCTTTGTGAAAGTTGCAGACTTTTCATTTTTTTCTTTCCGGTTTTTTCAGACCAATACGGAGCAAGAGATGAATGAGCGGAGCCGGTAACAGGGTCTTCGTCTATGCCCACGCTTGGAGTAAAAAAACGTAAAACAAAATCGTATCCGTCTCTTGCGGACACGCTTGTAACAATCACACCTCTGCAATCCAGATTTTTCAATTTTTCAAAGTCAGGACGAACAGCCGCCACATCGTCCTCACCCCGCAACTCAACCAGATAGTCAAAGCGTGTTTTCCCCGTATGGATAATCTCCGTGCCCAAAATTTCCGAAAGCTTTTCAGGTTCAGCGCATTTTTTTGCCGCAACCAGAGGAAATTCCATTGTTATGATATCCGCTTCGGTTTCAGCGCTTAAATCGTAGTTGTTTGAGGCAAACCTGATTGTTTTTCCGGTATATCCGTTTTGCCATATGGCGTGGGCGGCGGCAAGGGTCGCGTGTCCGCACAGGGCTACTTCGGTTTCAGGAGTCCACCATCTTATAAAAAAATCGTCTTTTCGATTTTGCACAAAAGAGGTTTCGGAAGTCCCCACCCGCGCGGCTATCCGGAGCATTTCAGAATCCGGCGGGAAAGATTCAACAAAATACACGCCCGCGGGATTGCCAAGCAACCGGTCTTCGGCAAACGCGTTTATGACAAGAACTTCTATTTTGTTTCTCCCCTTTTTTTGAGTTTGCCCGGTTAGTTTGCGGAAGAAGTCACCTTGCTGTCCATAAGAGTTTTGACGGCTCGCGTAATACCGCCTATTGTGAGCGGAAACATTCTTTCGCCCGTGAACTGGCGAAGCATGCCGATTGTCTGGGTTTCACGCCATTCATTTTTGGGAACGGGATTGAGCCAGACCGTAGTCGGATATTTGCTCTTGATGCGCTCAAGCCATGTAAAACCGGGCTCTTCGTTGTTATGTTCAACGCTTCCGTTCACATACAAAAGCTCATACGGAGACATTGAAGCGTCTCCGACTATAATCACTTTGTAGTCGCTGTTGTATTTGTTCAGAATGTCAAAAGTGGGAAGGGCCTCCTGCCAGCGACGCTCATTATTTTTCCAGACGGATTCATAAATGCAGTTGTGAAAATAATAATACTCAAGGTGTTTAAACTCGTAGCGCGCGGCGGAAAACAATTTTGAACAAAGTTCAATGTGGTCGTCCATTGAGCCGCCGATGTCAAAAAAGATTAAAATCTTCACGTTGTTTTTTCTGTGCGGAACCATTTCAACATCAAGAAACCCCGCATTGCGCGATGTTTTTTCAATTGTCTTGTCCACGTCAAGTTCTTCGGACATCCCCTCACGCGTGAGAACGCGAAGTTTGCGAAGCGCCATTTTCATATTGCGGGTTTGCAGTTCCACAGAATCGTCAAGATCTTTGAATTCTCTCTTGTCCCAAACCTTCACCGCCCTTCTGTGCCGGCTTTCATGCTGTCCGATGCGAATGCCTTCGGGGTTGTATCCGTAAGCTCCGAACGGTGAAGTTCCACCCGTGCCAATCCATTTGCCGCCGCCCTGATGCCGTTTTTTCTGCTCTTTCATCAACTCTTTGAGCCGTTCAATAAGTTTGTCCAACCCGCCCATCGCTTTAATTTGCGCTTTCTCCTCTTCTGTCAGGGAATTTTCCATAGTCTTTCGCAACCACTCATCGGGGATGTTCATAAACTCTTTATCGTCTATGCATTCAAGCCCCTTGAAATACTGCCCGAACAGGCGGTCAAAGCGGTCCAGATTTTGTTCGTGTTTAATTAGCGCGCTACGGCTCAGGTAATAAAAATCGTCCACGCCGTGCTCAACCATTCCGCTGTCCAGAGCGTCAAGAAGCGTCAAATACTCCTTGATTGAAACCGGAATTCCAGAGTTGCGAAGATAGAGGAAGAAGTCTAGAAACATTGCGGGGAAAGTATAACTGAAGCGTAATTATGATTTCCTTGACACAGTAGCATCACAATTGAAATCCGGTTATTTGCTCAAAACTAATGAATAAAAACCAACTCTTATCAAAACCCTAAAAACTAAAGATTGTATTATTCTGAAAATCAATCTCTGACCTAAATAGCGAATAATCACCCTAACCCATTCGGGAGTTTTGATATTTGAGATTGGAAGGTATTTTTTGCCCCAAGTAAATTTGCCCCAAGTAAAGGATAAGATAACCGCTTCTACCGCAAGAACTTCCAAAAGTAAATGTTCCAGTAAAACAAAAGCTGTTTTCAGAAAAATCAATGTCGGGAACTGGCTCAGTCAGAGGCAAAGCACTTGATTTGATGGCTTCTCTTTCTTGACCAACTGGTGAAAACGAATACAGCGTATTGTACAAGTCTTTCAATTCATCTTCTTCAATAACACCGTCTTCAAAGATTTCATCAATTTTTTCCTTTAACTGTGAAATTAAAGGATTCTCTTCGTAACCTCTTGTTGTATAAAGCCAAGTTTCTACAAATTTTACTTTTTCTTCATCTACAAAGCCGTTGGCAATAATCCCTTTACACAGACCTATTAACTCACTTTCGTTTGCTTCTGCAATTTTCTTTTTGTTGTAGACAGCACCCTTTTTTTCTCATAAGTCACTTCATCACCTCTTCATCCGATACCGCAACACATTCAGCATCTCATAATCCTGTTCATTTTTGATGAGCGCGCCCGCATATGGCGGATCCTCTTCGGCGAGGTCAAACTTTTCAAGTTCGCTTGAGGCGATTTTTCCGGCGGTAAGGAGTTTTATCCAATCAATCAATTCGGATGTTGACGGCTTTTTCTTCAACCCTTCTATTTCGCGCAATGAGTAGAAAATCGTGAGCGCATTGTCCAGTAGTTTTTTCTCAAGCCCCGGATGGTGAACGTCAACAATCGCTTTGAGCGTTTCAATTTCGGGAAACGTTATGTAGTGGAAAAAACAACGCCGCAGAAAGGCGTCCGGAAGCTCTTTTTCATTGTTGGAAGTGATGATGACAATCGGACGTTTTTTCGCCTTCACGGTTTTCTGCAACTCGTAGCAATAAAACTCCATTTTGTCCAATTCCAGAAGTAGGTCGTTGGGGAACTCAATATCAGCTTTGTCTATCTCGTCTATGAGAAGCACGGACTGTTCTTTAGACTCAAACGCGTCCCACAGTTTGCCCTTGTTGATGTAGTTTGAGATGTCTTTGACTTTCTCATCTCCAAGCTGTGAATCGCGCAAACGGGCGACTGCGTCATACTCATAAAGCCCCTGCTGAGCCGTGGTTGTGGATTTGATGTGCCATGTGATGAGGTCTTTGCCAAGCGCTTTGGAGACTTCAAACGCGAGCATGGTTTTGCCTGTTCCCGGCTCGCCTTTGATAATAAGCGGACGCTCAAGCGTTATGGAAGCGTTGACGGCAAGAATAAGGTCTCTTGTCGCAACATACTGTTCCGTTCCCTGAAATTCTTTTTTGTTCTGAGCCATAAAATAAAAAATACTTGTGCCGGAGCGGGTTATCAACCCGTCCCTACGACCACGGCTCTTTGTAGTAATAGACAAAATTGGCGACTTTCGGCCGCTCCGTCCAGCCCATTTTTTTGTAAAATCCTCTTTTGTAGGACGGTTTTTCCTTTCCGTTCGTTACCATAAGGCGGAAACAATCCCTTTTTTTGCCTTCTTTCATAACCGCGCTCAAAAGCAAACTTCCCGCTCCCATTCCAGCCGCCGAAGGGCTTACGAACATATCCGAAACATATCCTTCGGTTCCCGCGAGCATAATGAACGGAACCCAGTGAACATTGACAAAACCCGCGACCTTGCCATTTTTATTTTCGGCGACCAGAACCGTGTGCCCTTTCGGGTTTTTAAGCGATTCCCTTATGAGTTCCTCCACCGGTTCGGCAATTTCACCGACAGGCAACGCGTTTCTTTTTTCAGACCAACCGATGTCTTTGAGGATTTGCGCCATTGCTTCAGCATCTTCTGTTTTTGCCTTGCGGACGGCAAGCAGTTTTTCAGTCATTGCTTTCTTCCTTTTTTCAAGGTCTCAAGCAGTCCTTCCAACTTTCCAACCGTTTCAGTGGAGGAAAGTTTTCCCGCAAGAGTTTTTGAATCCTCGTCGGCAAACGCTTTTTTGATTGCTTCGGATATTTTTCCGTTTCGCGCTTTTTTTCGGTTGGAAAAATCACCCGAATTCAACTTTTGAGCCTCTTCCACCGCTCTTAAAATTAATGTCTCGGGCTCCGCCACACAGTTAACAAGTCCATTTTCAAGCGCTTTTTCAACGCTGTGAAGTTTGCCCTCGCCAATAATTTTTCCGCCCTCTTTCTCTCCCAGAACCCCTTCAACAAGGGCGGTGAGAGAATGCGGCATGGGAAAGCCGATTGAGGTTTCGTTCAAGCCCAAAAGTGTTTTCCCCTTCCCGGCAATTCGCGTATCGCAACACAGCGCAAGTATGCATCCTCCGGCAATAGAGTGCCCGCCAATTGCCGCCACAACCGGCGCAGGATAGTCAAAAACGGCCAGCATCGCGTTCAAAAACTCCTCAAACCAGCGGTCAATTTCGGTTTTGCCTCCTCTTTTAAAAAGAGAAACACAATGTTCAAGATCAAGGCCCGGAGAAAACATCTTTCCACCCGAACAAAGAACAACGGGCTTTTCAGGACTGGTTTGTTTCAGTGATAAAAAAGCGGAATTGAGGTCGGCAAAAAAATCGTCGTTCATTGTCCCGACCGAATTGGAATTCATCGTTACAATCGCCGTGTTTTCTCTGCTTTCAATATCCCAGGACACCGCGAGCGGGAAACTAACAGACTGCCGCTACATACGCAAGACGGAAATGACACACAGGCAACTGATGGGTATAATCTCAAAACGGTTTTTTTCCGCGCAAATGCCGAAATCCTCAGACAAACCCGAATACCGGAACGGACTTGCCGCCGCCCTTGAGCACGGACTTTCAGAACCCGAATACTTGCTTATCAAAGAACAACTCGGCAGAGAGCCAAACACGGTTGAGATTGGTATTCTCGGCGCGATGTGGTCCGAGCACTGCTCATACAAACATTCAAAAATTCATCTGCGCAAATTTCCAACAAAAGGGAAAGCGGTTATTCACGGGCCCGGCGAAAATGCCGGAGTGATGGACATTGGGGATGGCGATTGCGTTGTTTTCAAAATGGAAAGCCATAATCACCCCTCTTTTATTGAGCCATATCAGGGCGCTGCGACCGGGGTCGGAGGAATTTTGCGAGATGTTTTCACAA
This genomic window contains:
- the trpD gene encoding anthranilate phosphoribosyltransferase encodes the protein MPEISNLIEQLAAGKNLNRKTVAGVFRTIMDGALTPAQTASFLTALRIKGETAEELAGAAEAMISRARAIKGGKGAVDLCGTGGDSKGSFNISTTASFIAAGADVPVAKHGNRSVSSPVGSADVLEAAGVKIDMDAKTAGHCLEKAGITFLFAPLFHPSMKNVAQVRKEMGVRTVFNILGPLVNPARVKNQLIGVPSREIMKKIAAAAKGLGLRRCMVVSGKDGMDEITVTGKTDVLELKNGSVRQYTIDPSEFGIRKSAAAKLKGGRNSRENASIMKAVLYNRESGAKTDAALLNAAAAIYVSGKKKNMKSAFEAAKHSLESGAAMLKLKELTKFSANKKG
- a CDS encoding bifunctional 3,4-dihydroxy-2-butanone-4-phosphate synthase/GTP cyclohydrolase II, whose protein sequence is MLKTIPETIEEIKAGRFLILVDDQDRENEGDLVIAAEFATPESINFMATHGKGLICLALTNQNAQKIGLKLMEPENMHGPQHTAFAVSIDAKEGITTGISAYDRCETIRRTVAKDSKPSDFIRPGHMFPLIAREGGVLVRAGHTEASVDLARLAGLFPSCAICEIMQSDGHMARMNELVEFSSKHNIAMATIADLISYRLAKESFVKQEAATKMPTEFGNFDCFVYVNELDGSQHFAITMGEIKNSKETLVRVHSECLTSDVFHSLRCDCGPQLREAMKMVAKKGEGVILYLRQEGRGIGLLNKIKAYDLQQRKGMDTVEANKALGFKKDLRDYGIGAQILRDLGVKKMNLMTNNPRKVSGLDGFGLEIGKRIPIEIPPNENNKNYLQTKKDKLGHLLSMVD
- the nusB gene encoding transcription antitermination factor NusB; this translates as MKKRRLSREFAFQFLYQRDANGLLHEEVSREITEKDFERFVEASEEKNPSDKKFAVDIASGICEKINEIDSRIENCSDNWKISRMSAVDINIMRVAVYELLYMRDIDKAVSINEAIEIATKYGTEESGTFINGILDKIQTEATTSNA
- the trpC gene encoding indole-3-glycerol phosphate synthase TrpC, whose amino-acid sequence is MATSILTKIIENKKTEITELKKRFSLSEIKDLSRNAPAAKNFRSALLSGTKPRVIAEIKKASPSKGIIAKDFNPVSIAAQYEQSGAAAVSVLTDQKFFQGSLSYIAAIKHETSLPVLRKDFLIDPFQIYESRVAEADTLLLIVAAMENTGHLSDLLGLSRDLGMEPLVEVHTESEVEMALEAKSSVVGINNRDLDSFKVDLSVSERLASMIGKDKVIVAESGITSSNDMISVSNYGVHAFLIGETLMSSPEPGQSLQNLMRGWRQ
- a CDS encoding DUF59 domain-containing protein gives rise to the protein MAEQQSGETTQTITKEQIFEVLGNIYDPEIPVDIVNLGLIYNVEVNGGEVKILMTMTSPGCPAAGQIVAEVKMLTAELEGVEKADVEVVWDPSWTPEMMSQAAKESFNI
- a CDS encoding thiol peroxidase: MARNVTMKGNPLTLDGAEIKTGDTAPDFSSFAGPGLKKTLSDFAGKVKIFNVVVSVDTPVCDIQTKRFSNELKSLPDNVEVVTVSMDLPFAQLRYAKEACIEDGSFLSDHSEASFGKSYGVLIKENRLLARAVFVIDENDVVRHAEYVKEVADEPDYETVLNVVKAL
- a CDS encoding redoxin domain-containing protein translates to MSDKLKIGDSAPLFEAETYGGEKVSLTDVIAGGGVALCFYPRDNTPGCTREACSLRDTESRIAKKGITVLGISTDSVKSHEGFRDRQKLNYTLISDKDRKIINAYGVVSPSNSARRVSFLVDREGKVRHIWKKVDTHAHGDEILNKIEELSL
- the bioD gene encoding dethiobiotin synthase; the protein is MLREQTQNGGKPLFFVTGTDTGVGKTVVCAALARCLIEAGKTVSMIKPFQTGCLGEDVTDADFVHRVMGKPFTPSVSSPYCLKAPLAPMVAAEIENTSFDIGGILKIVESESAVHDAVIVEGAGGLLVPIKKNYSMADFASDLGFKTIIAAHAGLGTINHTLLTIEAATARNLEIAGVVICGYPQGKNVCEETNLIYLRERGQKIVGIIPFLDGLDVEGGKVDALVGRKCRSFFTPDLFGSFDEKNLLA
- a CDS encoding PhzF family phenazine biosynthesis isomerase: MEVLVINAFAEDRLLGNPAGVYFVESFPPDSEMLRIAARVGTSETSFVQNRKDDFFIRWWTPETEVALCGHATLAAAHAIWQNGYTGKTIRFASNNYDLSAETEADIITMEFPLVAAKKCAEPEKLSEILGTEIIHTGKTRFDYLVELRGEDDVAAVRPDFEKLKNLDCRGVIVTSVSARDGYDFVLRFFTPSVGIDEDPVTGSAHSSLAPYWSEKTGKKKMKSLQLSQRGGIVRVEVAGGGVKIGGKAVMSGYVKL
- a CDS encoding 6,7-dimethyl-8-ribityllumazine synthase encodes the protein MPSIEKKEGKVDAKKMKFAVVASRVNSIVTNPLLEGAVDTLKRHGAADSDITVIKVPGSFEIPFVVKKAAQSGKYSAVVAIGSIIRGQTSHFELLASAVLNGLCVAGLKTGVPVVDGMVTTETLEQAIDRAGGKSGNRGVDAAVSAIEMASLAQLL